From Candidatus Binataceae bacterium, the proteins below share one genomic window:
- the msrA gene encoding peptide-methionine (S)-S-oxide reductase MsrA yields the protein MRVEQAMFGAGCFWSVEEAFRQVPGVVNVAVGYSGGTVLNPTYRMVCSDRTGHAEVVCVEYDAEQVSYDDLLNVFWQIHDPTTLNRQGVDFGSQYRSAIFFYGDEQRACAEASKKELQHSGRFGRPIVTEISPAGAFYRAEEYHQRYLEKAGLSEGCGFNGCGGKIVRKALRHG from the coding sequence ATGAGAGTCGAGCAAGCGATGTTTGGTGCGGGCTGCTTCTGGAGCGTCGAGGAGGCATTTCGCCAGGTGCCGGGCGTGGTGAACGTAGCCGTCGGCTACAGCGGCGGGACGGTCCTGAATCCGACCTATCGGATGGTCTGTAGCGATCGCACGGGTCACGCCGAAGTGGTGTGCGTTGAGTACGATGCAGAGCAGGTTTCCTACGATGATCTGCTGAATGTGTTCTGGCAGATCCACGACCCTACCACGCTAAATCGGCAAGGCGTCGACTTCGGATCGCAATACCGTTCGGCGATTTTTTTCTATGGCGACGAGCAGCGCGCCTGCGCCGAAGCATCCAAGAAAGAACTTCAGCATTCGGGCCGTTTTGGTCGTCCGATCGTCACCGAAATATCGCCTGCAGGCGCATTCTACCGCGCCGAGGAATATCATCAGCGCTACCTCGAGAAAGCCGGGCTGTCGGAGGGATGCGGTTTCAACGGTTGCGGCGGGAAGATCGTGCGCAAAGCATTGCGCCACGGCTGA
- a CDS encoding class II aldolase/adducin family protein, with protein sequence MSRYNEYRRDVLEVSRRLSEGGYFGTKSGTAGNVSVLVEGEEVIAITPTAMRYDLMRPEDICVIDFHLQRIEGSHQPSIESPMHIAAYQVRRDVNAIIHTHQVYASSISILNLPIPPLFDEVTLAIGDIVDVIPYALSGTRELHEAVARKLANRCHCYLVQNHGALCVGEDLENTFTYVELLEKISVVYSHALASGKPISTLPRPVVEKLVASMLARQDIEIERKDALTRRAAARRA encoded by the coding sequence ATGAGCCGCTATAACGAATACCGACGGGATGTCCTCGAGGTCAGCCGGAGACTGTCAGAGGGCGGATATTTCGGCACCAAGTCAGGTACCGCCGGGAACGTCTCGGTGCTGGTCGAAGGCGAAGAAGTGATTGCGATCACTCCGACCGCCATGCGTTACGACTTGATGCGGCCGGAGGACATCTGCGTCATCGATTTCCACCTCCAGCGCATAGAAGGTTCCCACCAACCTTCGATAGAGTCGCCGATGCATATCGCAGCCTACCAGGTGCGTCGCGACGTCAACGCGATCATCCACACCCATCAGGTCTACGCCAGCTCGATCAGCATCCTGAACCTCCCAATTCCGCCGCTGTTCGATGAAGTGACGCTCGCAATCGGCGATATCGTTGATGTAATTCCGTACGCGCTCTCCGGCACGCGCGAACTGCATGAGGCGGTCGCGCGCAAACTCGCCAATCGGTGCCACTGCTACCTGGTCCAGAACCACGGAGCGCTGTGCGTGGGTGAGGACCTGGAGAACACCTTCACCTATGTCGAGTTACTCGAGAAAATCTCGGTTGTGTATTCGCACGCGCTGGCCAGCGGCAAACCGATCAGCACTCTGCCCCGACCGGTAGTCGAGAAACTCGTCGCTTCAATGCTCGCGCGGCAGGACATCGAAATCGAACGCAAGGACGCGCTCACGAGAAGGGCCGCTGCGCGGCGCGCCTGA